The genome window CAGTTTGGTGATAGGAAAGCCGCTAAATGGGAACGCTATAGCACATTCTGCTGAGTCCggcatttttttccttccctttgcgGGGGAGTTTCCTTCACATGTGCGTCTATCGCCGTTTGCAACCGGCATTAATAATGTCATTATGCAAGGCACCCCAAACCTAGCAGGACGTCTTCATGGTGACTCTCTTGACGGATCTCTGCAGCAAACACCTGCTCTCTCTATAGGTTACCTCCCACTGGTAGCGGGGCAAATTTCTATCCATCTGGTCCAGCAAAGAAGGATGCCGGAAACATTACGTACAGGTGCATCTCGGGTGAAGACGGCAGCTAGCACGCTCCACAAGAAGGATAAGCCAGAAAAAGGCCATTACTGTTGCTTGCAGACTGCTGCATCCGGCGTTATTAATGGAAGGATGAGTGGAAGGAAAGCAACAGGGATAACCACAGTGCAGCAAAGCACATTTAAGAGTTTGTGGGAGATTTACAGCTCATTGAGTATGGCTGGAGTCAGTGCTATATAGGAGCCtccctaataaataaataaaaatgaatttggGTTTGGAATAATTGTTTTGTTGGGGTACCCTGTATCTGTTGATCTGAGGTGAAATTGAAGAATTTTAAGTACGTTGTCCTTCATCGTTATCCCACTTTGTTCACTGGATCAGAACTACTGGCGGCAGAAAAGACACTGAGCATGACGCTATCTCCACTGGGCCTGTTTGAAAGCATCACATTGACTTCTCCAGAAAAACTTCTTCTAATTGAAGATGCCAAATATCAAAACCTTATCAGACCATAAATATTTTGTCCCAAAGTCATTTGGCACATCCATTTGGGCAGCTGTAACTTTCAGTCATACCTAAAAGCGCTGATTTCTGAGCAGGCCTTCTTCCTGGTCAGCACCCCCTACAGTCTGTGTAGGAAAGCATCGGTGTGCCGAGGTCTTCCAGTTTGTGCTCAGCTTGAGccttggggttttttttgggctgttcctgaatattaaaaacatttttcttagaATCTAACTTGACAGTTGAGTATTGTTAATTAAAACTATGACACATCAGGGTGTTCCAATATGAAAATGAGTCCAGGGCAAATGAGAAATTGTTTCAGAACGTATCCTGAATGCATCCTCCCCACCCACCCCACTGGCAAAACCTTTACCTCAATCATATAAAAAATGCATGGGCAATGCTTAAAGTGCAGTTAATGCAATATTTTTTACCCACCACCCATTCTgattttttattgctttaatgAGTGACATCCTATGTGTGATTTGTGCTTTGATATTagctttttatctaaaataagcACTGCATAAATAAATCACTTCCTTCCAATATAATGTGAGGTTTTACTGTAACTTGCTAAGGGTCCTTTACCCAAATGTTAGCTGCAGATTTTACATGGATAGTTTTAAACATGTCTGCATGCAAATACCATAAAATTGGATTTCAATTTGTGCATCCAAGTCTTGTTGTAATAATGCTTtgtaattgtttgttttatcatcCCTCtaccctggaaaaaaaagaatggctgAAAGGCATAATTAAAAGTCCAAAATTAACATAACATTCTTGCACAGAGTGCAGGCTCTAGCCATTCTGGTGCCCTAGGCGAGATTTTGGTTTGGCACAACTTTTAGCATAATAACAGAAGGTTGTAAgaggtttttttaaataatagatGCTGTTGGTTTTCTATAATGGGAATCCTGTGGAGAAAGTCAAACATTGTGGCAAAACTCCATTAAAGAAAACGTTTGAATCAAATGGGAAGTTACAGTTCACCTACCTTTCTGCCTCTATGGAGGTTTTGAAAAGTTTGAAGATTTAGACATTTTATTGGTAAGTAGATTAACCCGTCGCTGAACAGTACAACCAAAACATCCGCTGTCGCAGGGAGACCACTGGATTTGTTAGACTTAACACTTTTAGTTGAGATTATGGATTTATAAAGAAAAGGAGGTAGCACTGCACACTAATTCAGTGACAGTAGCTACAGCAGCACTATTAGGACACTTTGctatattttaacaaaaaacaatggcTGTCAAGGCTGCACATATTTATGctaataatatttatttgattctatattccaaattttttttctccccttttgaAGAATTGTCacaacagcgccccctgcagtaGTTGCAGGTCTAGGCACGCCCATGGTGAGTGGATGTGAATTTCTGGCTGGCACTGtatttttgtgttaatttattacattaaaagtttttttcctcAGGAGATAAAAGGGGAACTGCAGGGAATTGCTGCGCCTGACCGATAGTAGTGAAGAACCTGATGACTTTGGAGCATGACAGCTCATTTTTAGATAGCAATATGTAGAGGTTAAGTGTTTCTAAAACAACCCTGCTGACACTGGCTGACTTTTTAAGAGGCTTTTTGATGTAAGGCAAAAGAAAACAGCTGGATGCTATGTAGTGCTTTTCTTCTGACCCAACAGGGGGCTGCTGAATCTATTACAGACATCAGGTTTGCGGACGCTAACTGATTGTAGGTCAGGCTCTTAGTGGGAGCGCTTTGTTGTGCAGTGCTTCTCAACCCTTTTCCAGATATACCACCTTTTACCGACTTTTTCAAATGCTCATACTGACTGCCATTTTATAACATTGCAATGTTTTCGACATTTACAAGTAGTACAGGATTTAGACATTTTCACCTTGACTtgttttgtgaataaaaaataaaccagagaATGAAAAGGGGAAATGTTTGGTGCAGTCTGATATCATTTTCAGGTTTCAGGTTGGACAAAATCAACAGGAATGTCCCATAAAGTTAGAATGGGCAAAGGTTGGAGTTTTATCTCAAACCCTGATCTCAAGTTTCACTTTAGCtctaatgtatttaaattacaGGGATATACCTTTTATAGCATTTGGACTTGTGATCTGATCACAAAGAACCCCCACTGGCAAATTGCTGCAATTTTAAACCTTGTAAGTAGAACACAGTAAAGCTGGgtgtgatgttttgtttttgtttgttttttatacaaaaatacCATTTCTAACTTAAGAGATAAAAGGTAAACACGGATGAAAAAGCCTCAAGCAGTTGTTTCTGTTTCATGGTCATCCGCTTCAGGTCAGATTTAGAGTTAGCAATTTCTCCCCTGTGCTTTCATTTTGAGTAGCATGGTTCTTGCATGCTCTGCAGATGTTGAAATGAACAAGGATCTAGAAAATTTTGAGAGGTCTTTATTTCGGTCATTTTAGTGTGTTCCTTAAACAACCGCGGGAATCATTTTGCTCTAGCACCAATAACAGTGTTTTGGTTCAATATGCTCGGTCTGTGAAGTTTGAGTTGGCTTTATGAGCCAAGTCATCATCTTCATTTAATCACAGTAAAATGTAAGCAGCGGCCCAACGTCTACCCATTTGAATACAACATACATTTACTTTGGTCCTCAGGGTTTCACAATGGGGGTAAAGGGTTAAAATATTGAAACGGCTCAGTTGAAATACACACCTTAAACTGACATTAAGTGATCTTAAGAGAACTGAAGGTAAATTTAGATAGAAAACAATGCAGGCAAATTCTAAAACCTGCACTGAAGAAAACATATATCTCTCTTGCCTAACTACCATCTGCAGCCTGACCAAGGTGTGACTGAGAGACTGAGCGCGCAGTCTCCAGTCTGATGGGTTGTGTACTGCCACAGTGATTGCTTTCTAAAGCACTGGAAAAATAGGTGTCAGGCTGCGTAATTCGTAATTAATTGTAATTAATTGAGCCGGCCTCAGTCCAATCATCACACAAATTGCAGAGGCCATTTTTGCAAAAGCAAAAAGTTTGAACTCCTTGCAAGATGTAATCGATAGCttctgtgaaacattttaaggACATAATCAGCTGCGTTATTGAGCAGCACGAGACAAGAAATTATTCACAGAAAGATTATATGAGCAAACTGATAATTACACTAataatcaaatgttttctgtataaataaagattttacttATAAAATGGTGCTGGGACCAAATGTAAACACAACATGAAATCTATTCCATAGAAATGTACAGTGTTtacagtataaagcttggtcaTCTAGATGGTGATACAAACCTGAGTGATCCTCCGCTGTGATGAGGCCGACAACGGCAGATTCATCATGAGAAGCACTGAAATCTGCAGTGTGGAGGGTGAAGGGGAACGGTGCCAACCAGCCTGTCAGAAACACCACACATACATCGTTTTCACGATGCATAAATTCCTGTGGTAGATAATACAGCCTCATGCTAACAGCTAGCAGTTAGATGTTGTTACTACAACTCTCGTTGATAGTTAAATGTCCAGAGTTGGTTAGTGTAATCATGAGGACCGTTGCATGACGCAGCTCGAAGGAGGGGCACAGCTGGGTACTGCAGTGTGCTTCAAGCTAACAACTATGGTTTAGTTTATGGGGGTTTTCTCCCAGACGTCTGGGAGATGGTCATGCATTAGCATGGGACCCACCAGGTTTATAATATGGTGGGGGAAACCCTCAttgtttataaaacaaattaaatacacAAGCAAATAGTTGTATGTTATATTAAAACATTGATTTgttctatttaaaataatcacatTATTCTTTCTGTGgttgtttaattatttcatatttccCTCGACTGGCAGACACACCATATTGATTAGTGAACCCACACAATAGATTAGTCAGCCTGCTGCAGACTAATCCCCTTGTATTTAACATTGTTTCCCACACCCATTGTCTTTGATGAACAGATGTACATTGTTGCACATTGTAAATTAGGCAAGATAATTCAATAAatactatccatccatccatccatccatccatccatccattttctgacccgcttaatccctcatggggtcgcaggggttcaATAAATACTATAATAGTTATAATTTAAGCCTACAGTGAATATAAATGTGAATGCTTTCCACGtgtaataatttcttttttataacaaattgtatttattttcccaTTACACAACATCAGTAAACAACTCGTTTAATCGTATGTTCTGGTCCTTTTGGCGCTCCATACTTTCCCCTGCTTTTAGTCTGTCACTGCGCATGCTCAGTTTATTGGTGGAGCAATGAAAACAACCCCAGTATCAGCTTTACAAGTTGAAATGGGGGAGATGCCACTAGAACTTAGAAGAAAACAACTAGCCATAAATTATTGGGCAAATGTAAAAGGGCATAAGGAAAACTTTCCTCCAAATGTTATGTTACAACCATGtcaggaaaaaattaaaaaaaagagaatcaatagttttggatggattATAAATAATGAGATAAGTGAGTTAggaataaatcattatttaattagTCCTGTGATGTGTATTCCAAATACTCCACCTTGGGTAAGTGGAAAACCTGAAGTTGATTTAAACTTATTGGGAAAAGGcagacaaatagaaaaaaaagaggtggaaaagtatataaataaagaatatgCTGAATATTTACAAGTATTTACAGATGcttctaaaatgttaaatgataAAATTGGAATAGCATTTATAATTCCGGACTTAAacattatgaaaaataaaagaataacagaTAGAATGACAGTTTATACAGGTGAGCTAGTGGCTATATTAATGGCTCTAGAGTGGTGTGAGGAAACAAGGAAGAAGGAAATAttgatttgttcagattcaagcaGTGCATTAATAAGTATCTTAGAACAAAACTCAGAAACGAGACAAGATATCATATTGAATATTAACCAAtcaatttttaaaattaaaaaatatggatCTAGGGTTAAGTTAATTTGGATTCCTGCTCATATTGGGATAGTAGGAAATGAATTGGCGGATCAATTTGCTAAGAGTGCAGCAAAAAGGGATAATGTTGAGGTAAATATCAAAATAAGTAGAAATGAGGTCAAGAAtattagtaaaatatattttaaaaagaaatggcagGAATTATGGGATAGAGAAGAAAAGGCAAGATTTTACTATAACATTCAAAGAAAAGTAGGGGAATGTAGGGAAGGTAATAGGAATAGAAAAGAAGAGGATATTATATCCAGATTAAGGTTTGGGCATACGGGGCTAAATAgtactttgaaaataattaataaacataGTACAGGGTTGTGTAATTATTGTGGAGAGTCAGAAACAGTGCAGCATATTTTTCTAGATTGTGATAAGTACAATCGGGAAAGAGAGATATTAGTCAGagagttaaaaagaaataaagtaattttagatattaaaaatctGCTGCAAAGGTCCTCTGAAGATGTAGTATTTAATAGCATTTTTAGTTATCTTAGGAAATCAGGTTTAATGGGAAGATTATAGTGATAGGACATCTAATCTATACTCCAgtctggaaggtggcggtaatgcacctataagttgtttgccaaccgccaaaaaaacctaaaagaagaagaaagaagaagaagctcagTTTATTGGTAAGGAAGAAAGCAAAATGTCTCTGACGAGGTGAGTCCTTAAACATTTTGAGCTTTACGCACTTATAGTTTAAAAACCCTCACCGTTGCGATCCGAACTTTGTTACTTGTTATCCTCGCAGTACGTGTAGGGTCTTGTTTCTGGTTGGATACCAATGTTTCGTTTATTTAATGCTAGCGGCTTTAGCCGCGGCTAGCGAGCAAAATGTCGGCTAAACGTTAGCATCAGCTAGCATAGCAACACGCAGCCGCGGTAGCTAAAGAAGCTAATCCGTTCTTCCTATGCCTTACTTCGACGGAGCTAAATACGTATGATACATCGTTTTGATTATTTGTTAGATGTAACACGTTTTAAAGATGGCCGTCTGGTTATCTTTACCTCAGACCGGAGGAGTCACCAGACCTGTAGCTAGCCTAGTGTTTACTTGTAGCCTCTTTACAGAAACGACAGCATAACTGGTGTATGTTTGTGTTGCTTGTGAAGCTTTTTACCAGCCCCGACGCAGCTGTCGCAGGACCAGCTGGAGGCAGAGGAGAGGCTCCGGGCCCAGAAGTCCCACTCCACCGCGCTGGTGCCGTCCCGCAGAGAGCCCCCTCCTTACGGACACAGGAAGGGCTGGGTGCCCCGCACATTTGAGGTAAACCCCGTGTTCAGCTTCTACACGTTATCCACATAGACGTCGTCGTAAACCTCGGGTCCAACCTGTGTTGTGCAGGACTTTGGAGATGGAGGAGCTTTCCCGGAAATCCACGTGGCCCAGTTCCCTCTGGAGATGGgcaggaagaagaaaacatccaacGCCCTGGCAGTACAAGTGGACGCAGAAGGCAAAATCAAATATGATGCCATCGCAAGACAAGGACAGGGGAAGGATAAGGTCTGTTAGCTGGCCATTGGTGTGCAGGTCTACCTGATCTTACAGCGTGATGACCTGTCATGTCATTGGTGGTAAAAGTGGACTATCCCTGAACTTGCTTGACAAAATCAAATGTCATTCCAGGTGATCTTTAGCAAATACACTGACCTGCTCCCAAAGGAGGTTCTGAATGAAGACGCTCAAGAGCTACAGAGGCCCGATGAGGAGGCTGTACAAGAGGTACGCTGTTATATGCATGTTTTACCTAACTTTCAACAGTTACAAGCAGGTTTACAACACATAATTTAGTTATAGTGTTGTAGTTTGTGCCACTTAAACATtgtattaaaatgtctttacaTAAGCAAGAGTaagctttcatttgttttatgatTTCTATAATAATACTcccaataatatttttaaaagcagtATATTTCTGCTTTGAGTCTCGTTTTTAGTGTTGTAAAACACAATAAGTGGCTGTGTTGGTCAGGAGTTAcagtcatccaggtcaggaTGAACCCTCCTTCACCTGCCACTTTGCAAATGCTCAAAATCTCTCATCCCTTTGTTGGAAACCTAGAATCCTGTCatgataaacttaaaaaaaaattgtttctgttATTGATGTACGAAGGGGGTCATAATTTAAGGACAAATGATAATTCAGCAGAATAATCTGTTTACAAATGTGGTTCTGTGCTTTTTCTAGCTGACGGAGAAAACCCGTTCCGCCCTGGAGAAGCAGGTGTCTCAAAAGATTGCTGCTGCCATGCCTGTAAGGGCTGCAGACAAGCAAGCTCCTGCTCAATACATCAGGTATGTGTTTTAGTCGCCCCCTTATCAGCATCACTTTCATGTTTAGCATCGCCATTTAATAATGTTACTTATGTTCCAGAGACAACTTTCAATACCTGCTTGAAAGAGCACATGGCTCTTTGCTTTCACATCAGATAGAAAACCAATAaagcaaagaaaggaaaacaagaaaaaaaatttgtagCATGGCTAAACACTGACAGGGGATCATCAGTGAtttagggatgggtacctttcactTTTGAACCGATACGGTACCGATACCCGGTACCTGGGAATCGATACCGGTACTTATTTTTGGTACTcttttgtgtttatgtagtagtaaatgttagtttaataataaaacatctaaatgttttaatttaacatatttgGCTCTCTCGCTCTAAATTAACAAATGTCTACaaattaaccttttttaaatttatgaattttaataccaTGCCTTAATCAACGgcacataaaacaaatgtttaccaGAACAGCAGTTATCCGAGGCACACAAGAGTGAACGAGATGAATAAGGGATTGAAGGTGTTCAGggaatttttttaatgcaatttcAAAGAAGGGGGggatattaaaaacatattttatcccGCTTTGTAAATCAGGGTGGGATACATTAGCAACGAGGGAAtggctctctttgctctgactgcaggcgagGCCACAGTGCTTATGTGAAGGAGCTCACAGCAGCCCTCGCCGCCCTCCCAAGTCAAACTCCAGAACGATCGGTCCTTTAACGGGAAATCATcaataacagaagaaagttGCTAGATTTttcgctagtcgcttttttgaacAAAGGTCGCTGGATGGGtttgaaaagttgctaaatatagtGAAAAATTgctaaattggcagcagtgaccaggttCTTCCTCAGATCAGTATTCCGCCGCTGGCCTCACACTTTGTGCCGCAAATGTTGCAGCGCCTGGAACCCGCAGCGCATTTTGAAAAGCGGAGCCATATTTCTGAGCGCTTTCTATCAGCCGTGCTTTCTTTACCGGACCAGCAGATACTGACGTCATCAGGCTCTTATGCGTGCAATGCTATGTTCGGCGTGGAAAATCAGCCACTCTTCCACTCCCTCAATGTCACGGTGATGCGTTTAAGTACCAAAACATGCTGCCGTTTGATTTTACGTGAATTGGCACTCTGTAGTACTGATGGGATTCAGTCGGTGCCTCTAAAAGTACCGGATTCAGTACCCaccctttacagtgattaaatGCTGCTGTCAATCTCCTTTAGTCACACTTGATGTTCAATAATCTGAATTAAATCtgtattttgtcatttatttctaaaataacattttagtttttaacgGGCTTAGCATTGAGTAATAAAAAACTATAACTCAAGCTCAATAAGAAGTTGGTTCACATCCACCCCTTAAATAATTCCCTACATAAAATAGCTGAACTAATTGCAGTTTATTGTTGGTGTAGCAGATTCATATTTAGGGTAGTGGTATGTTTCCAGACATAATCCAAGTTAAATTCATGCGCATTTTAGTTGCATTGCGTTTCAATGTGGTTCTTCTGCAGACATCGGCCATGAATGTTTCAGATATGACGGTTTTCTAAAATACACGTTGCATCTAAAGAcgattaaaacacattatatCCAGGCGCAACAAAGATGAAATTGCTGCTGACAGAAAGGCGGATGCTCCGAGTTATTATTTCTACGAAGCACATGCAGAGTCTACTCTGTGTCGCGGGTTATTGCAGTCAAACATAATTCTGTGTGAAGTTTTAGAGCTTATTAACTGCCTGTTTCCAAAGACCGGGCCTAACAACGTGCCTGTATTGTGTCAGGATTACTACTTGGGTTCATTAAAGGTGTTTCTGTGTTTATCGTAGaagcttttgtattttttttgtgtcgatgggcttttttcatatttgtaaAGACGGCACCGTACGTGCatagaataatattttttaatttaagatgTAATAAATCTGCGGCACATTGTACTCAGATGCTCTCGTACTGTTACTGCAGCAGCTGAAGTTTCAGCACCCCACCCTTGTCTGTAACTCAGTTGAAGTACAGTTGGCTGTCTGATAAAACGCTTCGTTTCTCCTTCTCCTTTAGATATACCCCATCCCAGCAGGGAGTGGCTTTTAATTCAGGAGCCAAACAGAGGGTGATCCGCATGGTGGAGATGCAGAAGGATCCCATGGAGCCTCCTCGTTTCAAGTGAGCACATCATGGAGATGAAGAGTGCTTGgaagtttttttgtgtgaaatgtgACAAGTAGTGgttttgatgttttcttttgatATGGGCATTAATTTAGCCTCGGTGAGAAGCttggttggattttttttaaaaagcaattaagaagtaattttgggatattacattttttaatttgttttttctatatTCCACCTAAATGCTCACTAATGCAATCATTACTAAGTTCAAGTGGGAATTTTTGAAAACCCCTAATTAATGGTTTGGGGAAAATGCTTTGTTTCTCCAAAGCGGAGCTAAAAGATCTGTAATGTGGTTAAATCTGTGTTTCAGAATCAACAAGAAGATTCCCAGAGGACCTCCATCGCCCCCGGCCCCCGTCCTGCACTCGCCAAGCAGAAAGGTAGAGTCGGcccaacttttagatgcattcAGCTGTTCAAGCGTTCGATTGTACACGTGAGCCAGAACAGAGCTGTTTGAGATACGTTTTCTTTGCTCTAGATGACCGTCAAAGAGCAGCAGGAGTGGAAGATTCCTCCATGCATCTCCAACTGGAAGAACGCAAAGGTAATGGTTTCTAGTATTTTCTCAaacaagaaagttttttttttaaccttttcctgcaaatctgattttgtttgttgtgCTCGATTCCCTTCAGGGCTACACCATCCCTCTAGACAAACGTCTGGCTGCTGACGGCAGGGGTCTGCAAACAGTCCACATTAATGAGAACTTTGCCAAGCTGGCAGAGGCTCTTTATATCGCAGATAGAAAGGTAACGTGTGATTGCAAATGTTTAATTGTAAATATCTTAGTTTTCAAAATGGGCAGAGCCTAGCTGCAAAAACTATACACACCCTTTGTACTTTGTCCCATTTAGATTCAACCCACTGTTATCCAGTACTTAGCAATAAAAGATGGTTCTGCCATTACAGCTGCATTTAACACCGTCTTGTGATGAACTTTATGTTGCTATAtcccataaaataaataactttgtgGTTAAAGCATGACAAGATATAAAAACGTACAGCGGGTATGTATCTCGTCACCAGGCTCTCTGAATGGTGAGTAAATGTTAATTCTGACGTCATCCTCAGGCCAGAGAAGCGGTGGAGATGCGAGCGCAGGTAGAGAAGAAGATGGCTCAAAAGGAGAAGGAAAAGAAGGAGGAGAAACTGAGGGAGCTGGCTCAGATGGCAAGAGACCAGAGGGCAGGCATCAAAAGCCACGGTGACAAAGGTGAGTGCTGAAATGAACACGCTATAGAGGGaagggttgttttttgtttgtttttttaaccccttCTTAATAATTTATCATCTACAACTGCTGTCTGCGTGTGTGCAAACGGGAGGTTTTCTTTTCTACCCCATTCCTCATCCTCCCATCCATTCCTCATCTGTTCTCAGGCGGCGAGGACAGCGAGGCCAGAGAGCGTGACGTGATCCGCCACGACAGAAGGAAAGACCGACAGCACGACAGGAACATCTCCAGGGCGGCTCCTGATAAGAGGTGCTGGAAACACTCTCTAAACGCACAGCATGTAGACTCATCTTCTCCCCCGGTGCGCCGTGCTCACTCCTTCACATAAACGCTCCGCGTGCTGCCGAATCACTGGCGCCGCAGCAGCGACGGCGAAGGGTCAAGCAGAGCGCCGGCGCTTCCACATCCGCAGCTTTTGTATGTGAGGCGCACGGCCAGCGTCCGTCTGTGTGTCAGGAATCCGTTTGCTCCGTCAGCTTGTTTGGTGATGGGGGTTGAGTCCCTGGACAGGTGAGGAAAGTGAAATTCACAGGAGAGCTCATTACCGTCAGCGGTGCTGCTGTCAGGGAGCACGGGCCCTGTTGTCCAAAAAGTACTTTTCAGTTCAatctatatataaaaagaaaaagcgtGACTGTTTTCTGAAGAACAAAGCACAGAAGATGTTTACACTTTAAGAAGAGCTTTTACCACGTGGAAGATGTTCTTCTGCAATTTGCAGAAAATAGAACAGTTCTGGGAACAACAGAAAACTCATAGACCAACTAAACCTCCTGGCTTTTTAATGCACATATTTCAACACATTTTGTGGACTGAAACAGAAATGCTGAATCACCCTGGAAGTCCCTTTCGTTATGTACCTGCATGCTAGTGACCATAAGGCCTTAAAATAATTACAGCGGACTGTTTGACATGAAACAGGACTCCAACTGGAGCGCGGTCTTCTTATAATCTGCTAGAAGACGAGACGATGCCTGATTCTGGGTTCACTACaaagctggaggagctgcttcTGGGATAACAGAAATAGATAACTTTTAAACTACCAAAACTATGAAGTTCTAAAATGTCACAGCAGCATAAATGAGCTTTCTTCCTTATCTCAGTCTGGTCATAATGTCAAAAATACATTGataattccaatttttttgttttcactaaTTGATTTGAAGGACTCATAAATcccaaaatgtgtttaaagggATGTCTGTTCAGTGTTTGAttagtattttagattttggacCAGAGATGAGCTCTCCTGTCAAATCCCCTTAGTTTAGTGCTGGTAGGGAGCTTTACAGCAGATGCTTGTTTAGATGCTAACAGCCAACAGAATGGTGTCAGCCAGGCTAAACTTCATGTAGTCGATATAGCTGCATAtataaattctccaaagaatttcatttaaacaaataacgtcagcttgttttgtcaggccaaatgtccctcctcagtaaaactGTTGGGTTACGGTAACGATTTGCAGCTCTACTTAGTTGACTtcgctctgattggctacaaccatattttgAGAACTGGTcagacgcccccccccccccccccccccccttcccacTCCATCCATTCCTCTCTCTCTGCAACACTCCATCATTAATCAATATTATGGTTTTATAGCTAGTtcaagtgtttgtgttgcagaatGTCGGACAggcgaggccaagctgaccaaaggctttaacctggcggCACGATACAACACAGTGGGACTAAAATAAATGGCCACATAGACCAATAGGACGTTttttgtcatggcccctttaaggttttatttatCCACTCCATCAACACAACAGAGCAACTCAAGGAGCATTTCCTGTCTTACTTCAAAACAAGAGTCTCAAATTCAGGGCTCATGGTAATGGCTTAAACCCCAGTcgctgacagcagctggattTCACTATAGAGACAGACTTGATTTTGAAAAGACACATTGTGTTGGTTCAGTATTGAGAGATTGTTACTGAAAATATAGACGTAGAAAAGCATTTTGCTTTTGGTTCCAGTGAGCTGAGTCTAAAACTTAGAGAAAGAAGATGGTAGATTTATGTTCAAAATCCCATGAAATGTAAcggtgtgtgaaaaaaaaaaaccaaaaaaaatttgtttccACAGTTGTTGCTGATAAGGGGCTCTAAGCAGAGAAGATGGCATTATAGCGTCTGAAGAATATTTAAAGCAGGGCTTTAACAtttgggaattttttttctgg of Fundulus heteroclitus isolate FHET01 chromosome 15, MU-UCD_Fhet_4.1, whole genome shotgun sequence contains these proteins:
- the snw1 gene encoding SNW domain-containing protein 1 produces the protein MSLTSFLPAPTQLSQDQLEAEERLRAQKSHSTALVPSRREPPPYGHRKGWVPRTFEDFGDGGAFPEIHVAQFPLEMGRKKKTSNALAVQVDAEGKIKYDAIARQGQGKDKVIFSKYTDLLPKEVLNEDAQELQRPDEEAVQELTEKTRSALEKQVSQKIAAAMPVRAADKQAPAQYIRYTPSQQGVAFNSGAKQRVIRMVEMQKDPMEPPRFKINKKIPRGPPSPPAPVLHSPSRKMTVKEQQEWKIPPCISNWKNAKGYTIPLDKRLAADGRGLQTVHINENFAKLAEALYIADRKAREAVEMRAQVEKKMAQKEKEKKEEKLRELAQMARDQRAGIKSHGDKGGEDSEARERDVIRHDRRKDRQHDRNISRAAPDKRSKLQRDQDRDISELIALGKPNPRISSEAQYDQRLFNQSKGMDSGFAGGEDETYNVYDQPFRSGRDMASNIYRPSKNIDKDAYSDDFDSLMQNNRFAPDKEFSGADHGQRREGPVQFEEDPFGLDKFLEQAKQHGGSKRPSTSNRSKDDYHDKKRRKE